The Cylindrospermopsis curvispora GIHE-G1 genome contains a region encoding:
- a CDS encoding helix-turn-helix domain-containing protein codes for MPKPYSIDLRNRVIVAWVAREGSQRQLAERFKVSLSFVRNLVRHYRETGQVEPKQCGGYEKPIIAGQYLNMIKSWLDEKNDLLLSELCDRLRETTGTSVSITTMHRALEKLGLRHKKKSKCQ; via the coding sequence ATGCCAAAACCTTATTCAATAGATTTGCGTAATCGCGTGATTGTAGCATGGGTTGCTCGAGAGGGATCTCAACGCCAGTTGGCCGAAAGATTCAAGGTCAGCTTATCATTTGTGAGAAATTTAGTACGTCATTATCGTGAAACTGGGCAAGTTGAGCCAAAGCAATGTGGAGGATATGAAAAGCCTATAATTGCAGGCCAATATTTAAACATGATCAAGTCTTGGCTGGATGAGAAAAATGATTTACTACTTTCAGAATTGTGCGATCGCCTGAGAGAAACGACGGGCACTAGTGTTAGTATCACAACCATGCATCGAGCCTTAGAAAAGTTGGGTCTACGTCATAAAAAAAAGTCTAAATGCCAGTGA
- a CDS encoding IS630 family transposase produces the protein MKKSLNASEQETPRVQELRHDYRRWVDTVDIRNLVFLDESGINLGMSRLFARSQDGQRAIGSVPGNKGKNISLIGALNMDGILAAMTVEGSTNTEVFVTYVNQVLVPQLWKGAIVVMDNLKVHYAERVRLSIESVGAKVKFLPPYSPDLSPIELCWSKLKQFLRSREARTLEALNEAMTSAVNYITAEDALNWFNHCGLFT, from the coding sequence ATAAAAAAAAGTCTAAATGCCAGTGAACAGGAGACTCCACGTGTTCAAGAATTAAGGCATGATTATCGTCGTTGGGTAGATACAGTTGATATTAGAAATTTAGTGTTTTTAGATGAATCGGGGATAAATTTAGGGATGTCAAGGTTGTTTGCCAGAAGCCAAGATGGACAAAGAGCAATTGGTAGCGTACCAGGAAACAAGGGCAAAAATATTTCTCTGATTGGTGCTTTAAATATGGATGGAATTCTGGCAGCAATGACTGTAGAGGGAAGCACAAATACAGAAGTATTTGTCACTTATGTAAATCAGGTTTTAGTACCTCAATTATGGAAAGGGGCTATTGTTGTTATGGATAATTTAAAGGTTCATTATGCCGAGCGCGTGAGATTGTCAATTGAATCAGTCGGTGCAAAAGTTAAGTTTTTACCCCCCTATTCTCCAGACTTATCTCCGATAGAATTGTGTTGGTCAAAATTAAAGCAATTTCTCCGTAGTCGGGAGGCACGAACATTAGAAGCCCTAAATGAGGCCATGACAAGTGCAGTAAATTATATTACAGCAGAGGATGCGCTTAATTGGTTCAATCATTGTGGTTTATTTACATGA